In the genome of Planococcus donghaensis, the window AGCCATTTGCCCCACTCATTAGGAATTTCAAAGCTGATGCCTCTTCTCATACACTTATTTTTTTCAACAATAAATGATAAAATTAATGACATTATTACACCTGTTCTAAACTACATATTCATTTATATTATATTGCTATTGCTACAGTGATTCATCCATTTAAATAAACTTCATATTTGCTTTAAATCAAAAACTTGATTCTCTACTTCTACTCTCCTAGCTTCTATAAACAAAACAGAATCCCATATTTCAATAACGACATTCGCATCCGTAGTATGATTTTCGCCCCACTCTTCATCGCTCGTAGATTTAATTTGGAAATCGCATTTCTTTTTCTCGACATGATCGATTGTTGTCATTTCTAAGTAATAAACTTTTTCTCGATCATAGAAATTAAAACGATTTTCTAAATTGTCTTTCACGTAATAGAAAGCAGAAACGTCAATAAATTTCAGGGTTTGAAAATCAGTGTAGTCATTTTTATGTATTTCTATATTAAAGGTAAGAGTATCATTCAATAAATCCACTTGCATATCTCTTATGACCGTTCCCCATAGATTATATAAATAATCTTGGATTTCTTTTTTCTTCACGCATATCCCCCTTTACTTTAAGTATTAAAGAATACTATTTTCAATAAAAAACAGCAGAGCTTACCTTTAGTCTCCTATGGCAAATACTTTTTTATTTTGTTCTAGTGCAACTAAACAAAGTACTTTTAACTCTTCAGCAAATACATTTATTCCCCAAGTTGTTTTATCTACTTCCCACTTTTTCTTTGTTGTAACTTTATATTCGTTTAGCAGGTGTTCGCAAATAATGACCAATTCCTGCACTTCTCTAGCTGAAAACACTCGATTACTGTATTGATCAAGGTTTATAAGGAGACCGTATCTTTTGGCTGGATAGCCCTCCTTTGCCAATAGATAATTCTGTAAATCTTCTTCGAGTTTCACATGTTTTTCAGACCGAGCTATCTCTTTTTTTGTATTGCCAATATAAAAATCGATTCCAATGCCGACCGTCATTTGTTTGCCTCCATTTTTCACGCTGCAATATTTAAGCTTTTATTAGTCAAAGTATAAGTACCAAAACAAATAAATCAGTCCAATCATTAAAAAGGCGATTAAAATAGCGATTATACGAAAAGCGATTAACTGGTACCTCGCAGAAAATAATTTTTCACTTCTCCATAAAACAAAAGCAAAAAATAACCCAACAATCGCAAATATTCCATCGCCATCATAAAAAGCGTCGTCAAATCCTCTTTCCTCATCATTTTTATAAGATTTCAAGCCCGCATATAAACTGATGATTGCAAAGTACCCGAACAAAAGTGTCGCAAGCCAGGGTACCCATACTTCCATAAAAGTTTCTCCATTCTCGTAACAATTTATTATCGAGTAAGCTTTTTAACTTTGTGCGTGAAACAATCACTGCTGCTCAATAAATTACATTAAAATTCGACTTCACTATTTAAATATACTCAGAACTCAAACCAATAGCTAGATAATATTGGAAATTAAAGCTTCCGTAAAGTTATTTTTGGCCTAATCCAGAAAAAAGAAGCTCACGCTTTGTGGCTTCTTTTTTAACAATGACTTTTGATGTGTAAACCGAATAATTCTAGCTTAAAATGGCAAAAATTACGCACAAACTGTAATTAGCTGATAGAGTGTCCGTGCTCAGCTAAAATCTGTAAAGTCCGTTTTAAAGTGTTTGACTTAACCAGAAGGTAATCTGTGTCAAAAGTTGAAATGGCAAAGATGCTAATTTCAGCTTCGGCAAGTGGTGAAATTAGAGATGATAATATGCCGGTCAGTGAAAAATCTAGGGGCCCTTCTACTTTAATGCATCTCCATTCATCGCTTATTTCCATACCTTCTACATGCGATGGCACTGCTTCTTTTGCACAAACAATAGAAAGTTCTTCGTTCGTATACGTAATTGAGACAAAACTACTTTTTTTAAGAGCCCATTGGGGAAGAGCCTCAGAAGAATCTAATTTTAAAACTGACATTGTTTCAGGAAGTACAGATAATTTCACACTTAACAACTCCATTTCTTCAGATTATCATTTTTACTTAATACAAAAAATAAAAAGCCCAGGAAAATATCGTTTATGATATCTCCCGGGCTTTTATCCCTCCGTGGACACAGAGTTTCTGTGCGTTTTCTCTCGGACCTAACCGGAATATAACAGCCCGCGGAACCCTAGAAAACTTCTTGTATTAAGTTAAATAAATTATCTATTTGATACAGATACTTGTCAATGTACTGCAAGTTTTAAGCATTGTACCGTGAGAAAGAGCAGGCTTATCGCTTCTCCTCATCTATTCAACTACTTACTATTGCGATTGATGCAGATCCTAAAAATAATCCCACAAGAGAATATAGACTTCCGGTTAGGTGTGCCATATAAACTACAATGCATTTTTCTCCTTATTCCGTAAAAAAGGATACTTCAGGGCAAATTTCTATATTGTTTTCGAGCCAATCTCGTTTCTTTCTTACTTATTAAAATGAAAATTCTGAAAATAATACCGATAATTATGGTTAATCAGTATAAATTCATTAGCCATTTAAAGATTTAGAACGAGCATCTTATCGCGCAACATAGAATCAATGCTTCTACCAATTCCCTGCACACCTTGTCCGGAGTTTTTCACTCCTAAGAACGGAAAATGATCTGGTCCTCGTGATGTTTTGCCGTTCACTTGGACAGTCCCTACATTCAGCTTATCTGAAATTGCGAAGGCGTTTTCCAAATTACGAGTGAAGACACTAGCTTGTAGACCATACTGGTTTCGCTTTTCAAGCGCAATTGCTTCAAGTTCATTCTCAACTCGTATAAATGGTAACACCGGTCCAAACTGCTCTTCCCAAGCGACAGCCATCTCTTCTGTAACATGGTCAAGAAGAGTTGGACCCAGAAGGTTCTTTTCCTTAATGCCTTCTAGTACGACAGTAGCTCCTTTAGTTTGGGCATCTTCAATCAGACTAGTCACAAAATCCGCTGACTTTTGATCGATTAAAGGCGTCACACTCGCATCTTCATGGGATTTCCCTACTGTCAGTTTGGACACAAGTTCTTTGACCTTCTCAATAAGCTCATCTGCGACACTGTTGACCACCATCACACGTTTTATAGCTGTACAGCGTTGTCCTGAATAGCTAAGTGCTCCGCTAACGATTTCTTTTGCGGCTTTATTCAAATCTGCGTCTTCTAATACAATTGCAGAGTCTTTACCACCCAGCTCAAGCACGACGGGAATCATAGATGCTTTTTTGGCGATATGCTGCCCCGTTGCCGTTCCCCCAGTAAATGTAATCATATTAATAAGGGGATGAGAAACGATGAAATCACCGATCACAGAACCTCGTCCCGTTACTACGTTTACTACTCCTTCTGGCAGGCCAGCTTTTACCAAGGCTTTTATCATCAACAGTCCACTAATTGCCCCCTGAGTAGCAGGCTTAAAGATCACGGTATTGCCTGTAATAAGCGCTGGCGCGATTTTAGAAGCTGCTAGATTTACTGGATAGTTGAATGGCGATATAGCCAGCACCACGCCATGAGGAACTTTTTGTACGATGGCTTTTGTCTTCTTCGTAGCCCCAGGAAAAGCATCTCCTTGGATAAAGCTTCCGTGTGTACGAAGACCTTCTTCTGCCGTATAGCGAATGAGTTGCGCAGTACGTTCAACTTCACTTTTCCCTGCCGAAAATGTCTTCCCTACTTCTTTATGAATCATTTCACCGATTTCATCGGTCATTTTTTCTAATTCTTCTGCCCAGCGATGAAGAAGTGCAGAGCGCTCATAAACCTCTTTTGCTGCCCACAGTTCTTGGGCATCTGCTGTTTTTTGAATTGCAACAGCGACTTCTTCCTGACTCAAGGCAGGAACTTCACCTACTACTTCATGATCATCCGGAGAATAGATTTGTACAGTTTCCCCACTACTGCTTCCCATCCATTCATTATTCAATAAAGTATAAAATAAACTTTCAGTTTGGCGTACTATCATATTCTCTTCACACTCCGTCTCTTTGTATTTAATCTACAAAAGATTAATGTTACCCATTAAACCACATGAAAACTCTTTCAGGCAAGGTTTTATTGAACTACGAATTGCCGACATAGATGCTTATTTTATTCATCCGAGGGTTTTTTCTTTATATCTATATAGTTATATTTTCAAGCGTTCAAAAGTGTTAATAAGAAATAATACTCCTTGTAAAGATACAGCTTATAGACGTAAATTTGACGTTCCAATATTTTATACCTATAAATTTTCACTGTTTTTTATTTATTTTAAGTATCAAAATAAGCTTAAGAATTAATGAAGAAAACGCTATCATACTGAGTTAACAATACAATTTTCAATTGAACCTTTACTTAAGAAATAAGTACGCACTAAATCGATTTTTGATTTTTGATTGTGTCATAACTTTTTTATTTTTTAAACAGTAAACTGCTTAAGATGGCATGTGAAATAATGAACAAGACCTAAATTAAACCGAATTTATTTTTAAAAAATTTTGACTATTTATGATTAATCTAGAGTAAAAGCTACAAAAGTTACCTAACTCAATGTAATAAGTAATTAATAACGTTCTATATTAACAAAAAGTTCAAGTATACTTTTAGGCATATTTGAATCATAGATAGATCAAACCATATGCCAATTCAAGTTTTTCATGCAATCAAAATATGGTTAGAAGAATTTACTAAGCAAAGATTCACTGTACAAAATTCAGACATTCTATTAGAGAATTTTTTGTATAAGTGCACTTTAGCGAATAAAAGAAAAGAAGAAACTCATCGCTGAGTTTCTTCTGATAAATAGTCATATGCAAACTAGACTATCTTTATAAAGTTGGTTTTCTTCTTATAAAACTGATTCTGCTCTACATACATAGTTTAACCAATCCTATGAAAATGTAAGGATAATAAAAGAGCTTTTGTTATATTAGCTAGCTCGGCTCTAGTACTCTATCGACCTTTAGATAAAATACTAGAGTAAAGTATTCATTGAATTAATAAAAATAGATATTAACTTCTCAGTCCACGACCTTTTTCAATCAGATACCAATTTAAACCATAAAGCAAAATCACAAAAATAATCGAAATGAGAACAGAGAATAGAATTGGTACATCGATTACACCGAGGATCCCGAATCGGAATCCAGAAATCATATAAACAATCGGGTTGAACTGTGATACAATCTGCCAAAATGGTGGCAACATCGAGATGGCAAAGAATACACCACCTAGGTAAGTCAATGGCTGAAGAACAAAAGTAGGAACGATAGACACATCGTCAAATGATCTTGCAAAAATGCCGTTCAACAGACCTGCCAAAGAAAACAAAATAGACGTCATTAAAAACGTTAATATGACAATACTCCAAGAATAGACTTGTAGCGGAACAAAAAGTAACGAAATAATCGTGACCAGTATCCCCACCAAAGTACTTCTTCCTAGTCCACCAATCACAAAGCCCCAAATAATAATATGTGTCGGGACGGGCGCGACCAATAGTTCTTCAATATTCTTTTGAAACTTTTGGGAGAAAAATGATGACGAAACATTTGAGTAGGAACTCGTAATGACTGACATCATAATCAATCCAGGGACAATAAATTCCATGTAGGAAAATCCTCCCATTTCACCAATCCTTTTACCAATTAAATTTCCAAAGATGATAAAGTATAAGGAAGTTGTAATTACAGGAGGAACCAATGTTTGGATCCAAATTCTAAGATAACGGTTCGTTTCTTTGACCGCCAAACCCTTTAATGCTGTTAAATATAGTTTAAACATGTGAATCCTCCATTAAGCAGTTTCTTCTGTAAGTTTTAAAAATAATTCTTCTAATCGATTGGACTTATTGCGCATCGACAATACTTTAACCCCTTGTTCGGTCAATTGGTTAAACAGTTCGTTGATCCCTTGATCACGCCCTACTTCCACAGAAAGAGATCCTTCATCCATAAGTTCACTCTCATAGCCTTTAATCACCGGCATTTGCCCTGAAGATTCAATATCTAAAATAATTGTTTCAAACTGAAGCTTAGCAAGCAATGATTTCATACTTGTATCCTCAATCAGTTGCCCCTTTTGAATGATACCAATATTGCGACATAACATCTCCGCTTCTTCCAAATAATGTGTTGTCAAAATTATCGTCGTACCATTATCATTCAACTCTTTCAGAAACGTCCACATCTCTCGTCTCAATTCAATGTCCACACCGGCCGTCGGCTCATCAAGAATAAGTAGACTTGGTTCATGCATTAAGGCGCGTGAAATCATCAGTCGACGTTTCATCCCTCCAGAAAGCATCCGTGCCTGAACATTTTTTTTCTCCCATAAATCAGACTGCTTCAAGTACTTTTCGCTGCGCTCTAATGCTTCCTTCCTTGACACACCGTAATACCCTGCCTGGTTCACGACAATCTGTTGGACCGTTTCAAAAGGACTGAAGTTGAACTCTTGGGGGACCAGACCAATCTGTAGCTTCGCCTGCATTAACTGCGTGTCCATATCATAGCCGAAGACTTTGACATTTCCTGATGTCTTATTGATAAGAGATGTCACAATTCCAATGGTCGTAGATTTCCCAGCACCGTTAGGACCTAAAAGAGCGTAAAAGTCTCCTTCTTCTACTTTTAAATCGATGCCACGCAAAGCCTCAACGCCGCCAGAATAGACCTTTTTCAAGTCGTTTATTTCTAATGCATATGTCATTCACTTTATCTCCTAACTATCTTTTTAATTAGTTGTATTTAAATACCTAATTGCCAATATGCCACTCGCTCATGTTCATAAAGCTTTGTGTATACATTTTTTAAATGCGCCGATTGTGAAATTAAGCTAGACAACTGAAAAAGTCATTCGGGTACCTCACAATGTGTTTTCCGACCAAAGAAAAACATCAGAGTGATCGCGAATGACCTACACCCATCTTAACACGAAAGAACTGGTGATGATAGAATCCTACCACTACCTAAATATGCACATTTCAATCATCGCTGAGCGCTTGAATCGTTTCAGGCAACCATTTTATAATATCATAAAATATCTAAAATCCGGGCATACGGCGCTCGGGTTTCACGAGCTGTACGAGAGAAATAAGAAACGCTGCGGCTACTGAAAAATGGTCTTACAGAAGAAAAAATCGCTCATATTCAAGACAAAATGAAACATAAAAGTGAATCCGCGACACTCGATGGATAATCGAGTGTCGTTTTCTATCCTCCCCTTACAGAAAAAAAACCGCTTAACCTATTCGAAGTAGACGATTACTTCAATAGAACTTTTGTGGAGCTGAAGCTAACTATCCTTTCTCCTAAAAAATGTGCACGTGCTTATATTAAGATCCTGTGTCAGGAGATGGTAAGCTGTGGTTCCGATCCATTCCCAACAATAGATAACATCTATTTGGTGGTTCCGGCATATACACTTCATGAGCTAACGGCATGGTATGACAGCAGTGAACAAATCGATGATTTCCGCTATGGAGATAGCTACAGAAACATAACAAAAGAAACTTTACTAGTCTTGATAAAAAAGGCCATGAAATAGTTAGAGACATAGCTTTCAGACTTTATAAAATTTATGCTTGTTCGTTAAAATTGCATTTTGCGAATATATAAAAATCTATCAAAAAGAAGGCAAACATCGTATGACACATAATCGATGTACAAGTGTTGATAAGATTAAATAGATAACGCATCGAGTACAAAATAAACTACTTTGGTTGCCAGTGCAATTTTGAATCTCTTTACACGGAGCAAAAATATTAATACACACCTACTTCTCATCACTTTTATTGGTGCTTTTTTAAGTATGCAAATCAAGATATCTCCTCCATTTTGGAAGAGGTTAACTAAGCAGTCAGTATCCAATACTCGTTTAGTAATTTAAAAAGTAAAAATGTAACATTTAAAGTAAATATATGTAGCGTGAAAATGAAAATCTGTTACAATCATCTTAAATCTTTCATTATATATTTCCTAGGAGGGCTTTATCTGTCTAGTTCCGTTAACATTCAAAGATTTACATCTCTCATTTTCATGTCTCTTTTGGCTCTGCTCTTTATTTTCACTTCTATAAAAACCGAGGCAAGTCATGACGCAACTGCTACACCTGTATTATTCGATCAGTCCGTATCTGGTCCTTCAATCCCGATGAATGGCGGAACTAAACGTTACTCGATTACAGTGCCGAAAGATAGCCTATTGGCAATCGAAGCCGAATATGTAAACTTTCAGTTTCTTGAAGTCCGTTTAATTGATGAAAACCACAATATAATTCCTGTGCCTGTTGCAAATGAATTTAATGTGAAAAATCCATATACTCAATGGTTTTATAAAAATGTGAAAAAGGGAAAATACATCATTGAATTTAAAAACAACTCTTCAGCATCACATAAATTCAAATGGAAAGTAACCCTTGATAAATACACATTTGAAACAGAACCCAATAATACATTAAAAACTGCGAATACAGTGTTAATGGGTCAGACCATCAATGCTTCGATAGAGGACAGAATGTTTACGGACTTTTATAAAATAGAAGCAGTCCGAGATGGACAATTGAAATTGAATTTGACTTTCAATAAATACGATTACCTTATCTTACGTCTATTTGACAGTGAAGGCAGACTGGTAAAGGAATTTAACACTTATTCTTTCCAAACGCCAGATGCTGACTTATTCATATCTGAGAATGTTGGTGTGGAGAAAGGCATTTATTATGCCCAGGTGAACTACTTCTACGGCTTCTCACCCAACAATGGTTTTTATCAATTCAAACCAGAACTGAAGCCTATCAGTTTTCATGAGAACGAACCTAATGATGCACGGCCAGAAGCAAACCCAATCAGTTTGAATGAAACATGGACCGGTGAACTAAGTCGAATGGGTGATGAGGATGACTTTTACCGGTTGGATTTATCCGAAACCGGCAGTTTGAAAATCTTGATGAAAAATCAAAGTTCAAATGACTTGAACTATCAATTACTAGACACTGATGGCCATGTTCTTGAAAGTGAAACATATGACCCCCTTGTTATTAAAGCGGGCAGTAGCCATACCTTATCAGCGGAACTTGAGCCGGGCCGCTATTATATACGGCTAGTTGGCCAAAATCTTTCGATCAGTCAAGGATACGAAATAACAGCTTTTCACGATTCAAACCCCATCTTTAGTGACGTCGCCTTCGGATCAATGGGGTTTAGCGAGATTCACCGTATGAAAACAACTAAAATCGTTACAGGATATCCTGATGGAACAT includes:
- a CDS encoding NADP-dependent glyceraldehyde-3-phosphate dehydrogenase, whose translation is MIVRQTESLFYTLLNNEWMGSSSGETVQIYSPDDHEVVGEVPALSQEEVAVAIQKTADAQELWAAKEVYERSALLHRWAEELEKMTDEIGEMIHKEVGKTFSAGKSEVERTAQLIRYTAEEGLRTHGSFIQGDAFPGATKKTKAIVQKVPHGVVLAISPFNYPVNLAASKIAPALITGNTVIFKPATQGAISGLLMIKALVKAGLPEGVVNVVTGRGSVIGDFIVSHPLINMITFTGGTATGQHIAKKASMIPVVLELGGKDSAIVLEDADLNKAAKEIVSGALSYSGQRCTAIKRVMVVNSVADELIEKVKELVSKLTVGKSHEDASVTPLIDQKSADFVTSLIEDAQTKGATVVLEGIKEKNLLGPTLLDHVTEEMAVAWEEQFGPVLPFIRVENELEAIALEKRNQYGLQASVFTRNLENAFAISDKLNVGTVQVNGKTSRGPDHFPFLGVKNSGQGVQGIGRSIDSMLRDKMLVLNL
- a CDS encoding ABC transporter permease, whose product is MFKLYLTALKGLAVKETNRYLRIWIQTLVPPVITTSLYFIIFGNLIGKRIGEMGGFSYMEFIVPGLIMMSVITSSYSNVSSSFFSQKFQKNIEELLVAPVPTHIIIWGFVIGGLGRSTLVGILVTIISLLFVPLQVYSWSIVILTFLMTSILFSLAGLLNGIFARSFDDVSIVPTFVLQPLTYLGGVFFAISMLPPFWQIVSQFNPIVYMISGFRFGILGVIDVPILFSVLISIIFVILLYGLNWYLIEKGRGLRS
- a CDS encoding ACT domain-containing protein, which gives rise to MKLSVLPETMSVLKLDSSEALPQWALKKSSFVSITYTNEELSIVCAKEAVPSHVEGMEISDEWRCIKVEGPLDFSLTGILSSLISPLAEAEISIFAISTFDTDYLLVKSNTLKRTLQILAEHGHSIS
- a CDS encoding S-layer homology domain-containing protein; protein product: MALLFIFTSIKTEASHDATATPVLFDQSVSGPSIPMNGGTKRYSITVPKDSLLAIEAEYVNFQFLEVRLIDENHNIIPVPVANEFNVKNPYTQWFYKNVKKGKYIIEFKNNSSASHKFKWKVTLDKYTFETEPNNTLKTANTVLMGQTINASIEDRMFTDFYKIEAVRDGQLKLNLTFNKYDYLILRLFDSEGRLVKEFNTYSFQTPDADLFISENVGVEKGIYYAQVNYFYGFSPNNGFYQFKPELKPISFHENEPNDARPEANPISLNETWTGELSRMGDEDDFYRLDLSETGSLKILMKNQSSNDLNYQLLDTDGHVLESETYDPLVIKAGSSHTLSAELEPGRYYIRLVGQNLSISQGYEITAFHDSNPIFSDVAFGSMGFSEIHRMKTTKIVTGYPDGTFRPNLLIKRSHAALMLERAGVDLTPVRSATTFSDVPINHPEHSSIQKLYRAGIIDGTGNGTFSPDSYLTREQMAKILVNAFDLTPAKEYVPSKFTDVPNNHWAYNYIRTLGSRQITLGYSKGIYMPKEQLTRAQLAMFLTRATGE
- a CDS encoding ABC transporter ATP-binding protein: MTYALEINDLKKVYSGGVEALRGIDLKVEEGDFYALLGPNGAGKSTTIGIVTSLINKTSGNVKVFGYDMDTQLMQAKLQIGLVPQEFNFSPFETVQQIVVNQAGYYGVSRKEALERSEKYLKQSDLWEKKNVQARMLSGGMKRRLMISRALMHEPSLLILDEPTAGVDIELRREMWTFLKELNDNGTTIILTTHYLEEAEMLCRNIGIIQKGQLIEDTSMKSLLAKLQFETIILDIESSGQMPVIKGYESELMDEGSLSVEVGRDQGINELFNQLTEQGVKVLSMRNKSNRLEELFLKLTEETA